CTTCGGAAGCGCCTTTGGGAATCAGGATTTTATGGGTCCCTTCTCCCAGGTAGTGCCCCCGTATCTCCGGGTTCAGGTCTTTAATGGCCTTAAAATGGGTATTTGCGGACTGGGCGACAATACGAATGGGCGTTTCCTGCCGGCAGTCCACCTGAACCTGATCGTATGAAAGCGGGGGATAATAGTCATCGTCGTTCAGCCTAAAGCCGTACTTCTCCGGGTTCAACAATATCAGTTTGACCGAAAGGATACGAAAAACATACCGCTGGGTTTCAAGGGGAAGGTAAAGCTGGTAATAGTTATTCGTATCCTGCTCCAGTATTTCGGCCATGAGGCCCTCTTCTCCCATGTTATATGCGGCAGCAGCCAGTTCCCATGAGCCGAACTTCAGGTAAAGTTCATTTAAATAGCGAATGGCCGCCGCAGTCGAAGAGAATAGGTTTCGCCGTTCATCCACATACGCATCGATTCTCAGGCCGTAATTGCGACCGGTATCGGCCATAAATTGCCAGAAACCCATGGCGCCTTTGCTGGAACCTGCATGCGGGCGCAAGGCGCTCTCTGCGAATGCAATGTATTTGATATCATCCGGCAGGCCGTTTTCTTTCAATATCTGTTCAATATGGGGCAGATAACGCCGGGATCGTTTCAGCCAGAGAATCACCTGTGGGCGATCCCACAGGGTCAACAGCAATTCCTTTTCAAAGCGTTCCCGGACTTCATCATTTTCGACCGGGACTTTTCCGCCGCAAAACTCGAGCGCCGGATCCAGCCTCAGCGACGAAACCAGCGAAGGAATATCAGACAATTCATTGGAAACGGCATCGCCGGCAAATAAACCCGGCGCCGATAGCGCAAACACCAGTAAAACAAACCGAACCATAACAGTCGCTTTCATGATTTCACCTGAATTGAGCTTATTCCAAAGCTCTCAATCATATATAGTTTTTGTCACTATAACCCCAAAAATGGATCTGGCTTAACCCTGGGGGGAACAACTCCCTGATGCAGCAAAAAAACAATGTTTCGTAAATTTGCCGTAATTTCAATTTATTGTCGCGTAGTTAGCGCCAGGCTTCCTTTAAATACGCCAGACTGGGCCAGAGATCCGCCTCCCTGTGGGGTTCCAGGGTCACCACCAGGGGACGGCTGCAATGGGTTTTCAGGAATTGGAAAAGGGTTGACAGGTCATTATTACCCTTTCCCAGGGCCAGATGACTGTCCCGGCTCCCGTTATTATCGTGCAGGTGGACCTGCCCCAGAAAGGGACCGAGCGCCTGCAGCCAATTTTCCAGGGTACTCCGGCTGAAGGCATGCTGATGCCCGATATCCAGGCAAAACCTTACCCCCTGGTGTTGGAGGCGTTCAAACAAGGTCCGCATCTCCGCCGGCCCCTGTTCATATACATTTTCTATCATTAACACAGCACCGGCGCTACGGACGTCGGCAGCCAGCCACTCCCAGATTTCCAGGCTGTTTTGGAGCCACTCCGCTTGCATATGCCCATAGCGTTTAGGGTCATAGCCGCCATGGCAGACAATTGTTTTCGGCCTGAAAACAGGGACCAGTTCCAGCACCTGTTTGAAGCGCTGCCGGGTCAACGCCCTTACGGCCGGGTCCGGCGATCCCGGCGCCAGATCCATGAAAGGGGCATGAAAGGTTGTGGTCAGTCCATTTTTTTGCAGCCGGGAAGCGATCTTGCCGAAATCGGCAAGGGAATAGGTATCAAGGCTGCGGGCGTCAAAGCCGATCTCGGGATTCAGCCGGTAATTGAGAAATCGATCCAGGTAATCTTTGTAAAGCATACCAAACGGTATGTTCACCTGAACGTTCCGAATTTGTTCCGCCATATTGATTGTTTCCATAGTAGCGTTTTCCCAGTCTCCGGGATTGACCTTTTTTCATCCATCGGTCTTGGGACAAAAAATGTTCGAGCTTTTAATGAACTACCCCGCAGCAAGCTGCGGGGTATCAAGAATTAAGAAGCCAGAATTCAGGAGACAGAATAAAAAACCATAGAAACGGCTTTCTTATCAGCCTTATTCTTCTGGATTCTGACTCCTGGCTCCTGAACACTTTAAAGCACATGACACATTCAGCGGCATGATAGTTTGCAATACGCAGCAAGCTGCGGAGAATTAACCCTAAGAGAGATTAAAGCAATTGGTGCAGTCGTCAACTTGCCAATGGGTCATTTCACGATTATATTATCCTAACATATTTTTTAAACCCTGTTGTTGCCGGGCAAAATCATCTATGCACCCGCGTCTTCACGGGAAGAGAGGGAACACCATGCGTTTATTCAGGTATATTGTTGTCGGTTTCGCGATACTGCTGGTCTTTAGCGGTATCTCCCCTGCAAAGGCCTCGGTTTCAGAAATACAAATCGAGGTTAAGGAATTCACCCTTGAAAACGGCATGCAGTTTTTAATCGTTGAAAGACCCGCCACACCCCAAGTCGCCATCCGTTTGGCAATCCGGGCGGGATCGGCCCTTGAATCCGCCGGTAAAACCGGCATCGCCCACCTGCTGGAACACATGATGTTCAAGGGCACTAAAAATTTCGGCACGCTGGACTATCAAAAAGACCAGGAATTGCAGGAGCGCATCGAAGCGGCCTATCAGATAGTATTACGGGAACGGCAAAAGCGCAACCCGGATCTCAATTTGATTACGCAAAAACTCGCTGAGATGGACTCGCTACGCATGGAAGTGAAAAAAATATTTGTTCCCCAGGCCTTTTCCGCCCAACTCGGTAAAAACGGAGCGGTCAATGTAAACGCCTTTACCACCAAAGATCAAACCCAGTATATCATGTCGGTTCCATCGGACATGATCGAACAGTGGTTCTCAATGGCCAGCGAACAGCTCTTTGAGCCCTCCTGGCGGGAATTTTATG
The nucleotide sequence above comes from Desulfobacterales bacterium. Encoded proteins:
- a CDS encoding transglycosylase SLT domain-containing protein, which gives rise to MKATVMVRFVLLVFALSAPGLFAGDAVSNELSDIPSLVSSLRLDPALEFCGGKVPVENDEVRERFEKELLLTLWDRPQVILWLKRSRRYLPHIEQILKENGLPDDIKYIAFAESALRPHAGSSKGAMGFWQFMADTGRNYGLRIDAYVDERRNLFSSTAAAIRYLNELYLKFGSWELAAAAYNMGEEGLMAEILEQDTNNYYQLYLPLETQRYVFRILSVKLILLNPEKYGFRLNDDDYYPPLSYDQVQVDCRQETPIRIVAQSANTHFKAIKDLNPEIRGHYLGEGTHKILIPKGASEGFQNRYAELVAKYITARKDKVYVVSRGDNLSSIADKFDVPLAALIIWNRIDLKRPIYPGQRLIIYSEETKIDETETGEDEGISG
- a CDS encoding sugar phosphate isomerase/epimerase — encoded protein: METINMAEQIRNVQVNIPFGMLYKDYLDRFLNYRLNPEIGFDARSLDTYSLADFGKIASRLQKNGLTTTFHAPFMDLAPGSPDPAVRALTRQRFKQVLELVPVFRPKTIVCHGGYDPKRYGHMQAEWLQNSLEIWEWLAADVRSAGAVLMIENVYEQGPAEMRTLFERLQHQGVRFCLDIGHQHAFSRSTLENWLQALGPFLGQVHLHDNNGSRDSHLALGKGNNDLSTLFQFLKTHCSRPLVVTLEPHREADLWPSLAYLKEAWR